In Bdellovibrionales bacterium, the following proteins share a genomic window:
- a CDS encoding thermonuclease family protein, with amino-acid sequence MKTQRLLLALLLILTFNLASAARSASKPKPIEKLSGMALNCHDGDTCRVKISDKETRKIRLAGIDAPEIKQPFGKEAQAHIEKLIKDKKVDLECEGMSFDRHTCRILLGPLDVGREMVLSGMAWDSPLYSKKRYTENMTLAKTEKKGLWREPASVSPYCFRKPTSKHCKNRQEYMP; translated from the coding sequence ATGAAAACACAGCGCTTGCTTCTGGCCTTATTATTGATCCTTACATTCAATCTCGCGAGCGCAGCTCGGTCTGCGAGCAAACCAAAGCCGATCGAAAAACTGAGCGGAATGGCCCTTAATTGCCATGACGGAGACACCTGTCGCGTGAAAATTTCTGACAAAGAAACCAGAAAAATTCGTCTTGCAGGCATTGACGCCCCTGAGATCAAACAGCCCTTCGGCAAGGAAGCTCAAGCGCATATCGAAAAATTGATCAAGGATAAGAAAGTGGACCTCGAATGCGAGGGGATGAGCTTTGATCGCCACACTTGCCGAATTCTCTTAGGCCCCCTTGACGTTGGAAGAGAAATGGTTCTGTCAGGCATGGCGTGGGACTCCCCCCTCTATTCAAAGAAAAGGTACACTGAGAACATGACTCTAGCTAAAACAGAAAAAAAGGGACTTTGGCGGGAACCTGCCTCGGTTTCTCCCTATTGCTTTAGAAAACCGACTTCCAAACATTGTAAAAATAGACAGGAATATATGCCATGA